The genomic interval GAGAAATTCCAAAAGGCTTCACGCTTGTGTGTACTTTCTCATGCTGTTTCAGTTTGCCTAATTTCTTAAAACTCTTTccgcactgggagcagtggtaaggcttctcccttgTGTGCGCTCGCTCATGTATTTTTAGGCTCCCTAGctggttaaaactctttccacactgggaacattgaTAGGGCTTCTCTCCTgagtgtattctctcatgtgttTTCAAGTTACATGACATGGTGAAATTCTTTCCGCACTGTGAGcaatggtaaggcttctcccctgtgtgtgttctttcgTGGTATTTCAGGTATGCGGACTGGGAAAAACTATTTTGACACTGGGAGCATTGGtagggcttctctccagtgtgtattctctcatgtcgtTTCAGGCCGTTTAACCGGCTAAATCTTTTCCCACAGtctgagcagtggtaaggcttttctccAGAGTGTAAACCTATATGTCTTTTCAAGGAATCTGATGAGGTAAAActatttccacactgggagcattggaatggtttttctcctgtgtgtattctctcgtgtgATTTAAGATGCGATGACCGGATGaatctctttccacactgggagcattggaaCGGCTTCTCTCCTGAGTGTATTCTCTCGTGTGATTTCAGGGAACCTGATGAGGAaaatctctttccacactgggagcattggaaCAGCTTCTCTCCTgagtgtattctctcatgtgatTTCAGGGAACCTGATGAGGAAAATCTCTTTTCACATTGAAAGCAGTGATGTGGTCTTGCTGATTTGGACATCACTGGGTCTGGTTCCTCGGAGGGACACGTCCCACTTTCAGAGTAAGGTTCTAGTctctctcctgccaaagacaAACAGAGTATTTTTCAGTTTAACAGAGAATTTCCAGATTGGGCTCTATGTTACTTTTGAAGTAATGACTATTTTACACGTAGAAATTATAGGCcattaaccaatcacagccctcctttaTGATTGCACATTCAGTAAACCACCAGCAGAGGGAGTTTCCTTTGAatccattttcccattcactgtgttggtggtgctTTATACAATTGATCGTAACTTCAAAAGTAGCAGAGAGCCTACTCTGGAAATGTACATTTACATCCTttggcagacgctcttatccagagcgacccacagtTCATCTTAAGATCTcttggtgagacaaccacatgtcAGTGACAGGAAGTAAATGTTTTCCTCAATAAAGACGTTCTCAGCAAAGTTAGCGCTAGTAGGAAAAGGCAagtgg from Salvelinus alpinus chromosome 2, SLU_Salpinus.1, whole genome shotgun sequence carries:
- the LOC139547103 gene encoding zinc finger protein 391-like, which translates into the protein MSLSLAKEEQVCWTENEALVKEEEGEEPVAVKKDEAVTLKEEEEAFRVKEEDVTVKEEEEEDDVFGVKGEEEAMTVTVKEEEGEITVTLEEEEEQTGDLINTRERLEPYSESGTCPSEEPDPVMSKSARPHHCFQCEKRFSSSGSLKSHERIHSGEKLFQCSQCGKRFSSSGSLKSHERIHSGEKPFQCSQCGKRFIRSSHLKSHERIHTGEKPFQCSQCGNSFTSSDSLKRHIGLHSGEKPYHCSDCGKRFSRLNGLKRHERIHTGEKPYQCSQCQNSFSQSAYLKYHERTHTGEKPYHCSQCGKNFTMSCNLKTHERIHSGEKPYQCSQCGKSFNQLGSLKIHERAHTREKPYHCSQCGKSFKKLGKLKQHEKVHTSVKPFGISPTVE